The Mucilaginibacter gracilis genomic interval TGGAGCATATGCTGAAAGCAGGATTATTCCAGCCACCAGTTTATTTAAGCTTCCTGATGACATTTCCTTTGACCAGGCTGCTGCTGTTTTGGTAAAGGGTCTTACTGCCCATATGCTCCTCAATCAAAGTTACCGTGTTAAGGCCGGCGATATTGTTTTAATACACGCCATGACAGGTGGAGTGGGTACCGTATTGAGTGCCTGGGCAAGGGCGTTGGGGGCTATTGTGATAGGGACAGTGGGAAATGCAGCCAAAAAAGAGCTGGCCTTACAGCGTGGCTTTGAGCATGTCGTCGATTTACAATCCGAAAATTTTGCTGAAGTAGTCAATAAAGTAACGAAAGGCAACGGCCTGGATGCCGTATATGATGGCACGGGCCAGGCAACTTTTCAAAAATCTATCGAATTAGTTAAAGCTGGAGGTAGTGCGATATTATACGGCTGGCCTTCTGGCATGCCGGTTATAAACGCAGAAGAAATGGAGCAAAGGAAGATTCAATATGTCAACCCTGCCCTTTATCAATACCTGGAAAACCGCGAAAGGATAACCTTAGCCGTTACCGGGATATTTAATTTGGTAAGAGAAGGTATATTGGATGTCCAAAAACCAACCGTTTATTCATTAGCGGATGCTGCAAAAGCACATGCCGATCTGGAGTCCCGCCAAACTACCGGTAGTATTATTCTTAAACCATAATCTTAGAAAAAAATGAAAATTCAAAAGATCACTTATTGGATAGCCACCGGCCTTTTAGTGCTGGGCATGTTAGCCACGTTTGCCAATTATTTCTTTAACCCCGACTTCAAAAAGATTTTCGCGCATCTCGGATTTCCCGATTGGTTCCGTGTCGAACTCGGCATTGCCAAGCTGCTGGGCGCATTTGCGGTAGCTATCCCGGCGGTTCCTGCGCGTGTTAAGGAGTGGGCATATTTCGGTTTTTTACTCAGTTTCTCATCTGCAGTCATTGCCCATTATAACGCGGGTGACCCTGTATTTAATATGGTAGCACCGCTCATTATGCTTTTGGTTTTAGTGGTATCATACATCAGTTTCCATAAAGTGATATTGCAAAAAAAGTTAACCTGATGTAAAATAAGCTCTTAAAAAACATTTTGTTATCGGCAATTGAATTATCAACTGCCGATAACATCAATCCTTTACAGGATTTAGTAATTCGCTCACTATGTTTTAGCCCCCAATACGCTATGCTATCAGCCACAACTTTTAGAGAGAAAGTCCGTATGCTGTTATTTCGTAACTGGCGGATAATAGCTTGGCCCAGGCAACTGTTTTCTTAATAAGTCCGTTCATTTCCAGCTCTTGTATTTCCCGGCTAAGCATTTTACCGGACACAAATCCTTAACCAAGTGTTTTAAATAAGAATTCCGACCGTCCCAAAGGACGTAAATATGTTGCTTCCTGTCTTGTTAATGCAAGGCAAAGGTGGTTAGTACCTTGATTTAGCTGAAAAACAAACAAAAATGGCCAGCTCTGAAAGATACTTAACAAAGAAGAAAAGGTTTTATGGTAACTTAATTCTTTATGAGGTCGTCTCAAAAGTAAATTCAAGGCTCTAAGAATTGCTTATACGAAAACGACCTCAGTCACCTACCAGAATAAATTAAAGAAAAGAGGCTGTTCCCAATACTTGGTGAGACAGCCTCATAATCTTCAAAATAACACTTATAAGATCATCATTAATTTGCCACATCATTATTCTCGATAGACCTCCGGCTTTTATTAACTCCATCATTGAGGCCGCCAAATTTATAATTCAGGCTAATGCCGAATGACCGGTAATAATCGCGGGAATTATACAACTGGTTAAAGTCGGGACCGAATGTACGGGCAACATTATTCCTATAACCGGTAAAGGGGTTATTTACTCGCACTGCAAACCCCAGTTTGTTTTTAATCAATTCCTTATTCGCGCTAAAAGCTGTACCAAAAAAACCATTCGAATATCCCTGCAAGCCGGTAGGGTTACGGCTCACTATATTAAGGTCGGCATTTACGGCCCAACCTTTATCGAAACGGAAGCCGTTTGAAAAGGAAAAAGAATACATCAGCATATTGTTATGCACAACAACACCATCAGAAATCCCCTGTAGCCATAAATACATTACGTTGCCATTAAGGCTTACATTATAAACTTTGCTAACCGGATAAGATACCGACAGGTTGCTCCCCGCGCTGCTTGATTTGCCTGTATTTTCATAAGTGGTTCGTGTAATTTGAGTTGCAGGGTCAAAGTCGGCTACCTGCAAATCCAGGTTGTTCATAAACGAATAATCAAGCCCTATGTTTAAAGATAATTTTTTGTTACTGCTGTACCCTGCCTGAATATCGTTTAACAATACAGGGCGCAGGTTGGGGTTGCCCGTTACCTCAAAGTTAGGGTTCGAGCGGTTGATGTAGGGGTTAAGCCTGTTGATGCCCGGCCTGCGGATGCGTTGTGAGAAACCAAAGTTAAGTGCGGTTTGATCGCTTAAGTTTTTACCCACCGAGATGGATGGCAGCACATTAAAATAATCCTGATCGGCGGTAGTAGCGGTGCTGATGAAATCTGCCCTGATAACGGTTTCCTCTACCCTCACCCCGGCGTTGATGTTCCAGCTTTTTAAATTGATTTGGTAAAAATTGTAGGTGCTGAAAACATTTTGTTTATTGGTATATTGGTTGGAAAGCGCCGTATTGAGATCAAACTGCCCGGTAGTACTGTTAAAACTGTTGTAGCCAAAGTTGCTGTTACTGGTGCGCAGGATGCCTTTTACACCAGCCTCAATGTTTATATGTTTAATTGGGGTTACAAAATCAGCCTGTAAAGTATGTTCGTTAAAATTTTGTTTGTCGTTTTGGGTATAATTGGGGGTGTTAAAATTTACCGGGTTGGTAATAGCTACGTCGCCATTGCGGTTGTTACGGTTGCCGGAGTATTGATAAGAAAAAGTGAGCAACCTGTTTTTAACCGCTTTAAATCCAATTTGGTAATTAATGGCGGCATCGCCTCCATAGCTTGTTCCTTTATTGTTGTTTAACAGATCATAAGCCTGAGTAACTACGGGGCTGCCATTTAGTTGGGATGCCTGGCTCATATAATCGGTAGCCCGGCTGCCATTCAGGTTAATCTGGCCCGAGATTAAATGAAGCGAATCTATCTCATAACTCATTTCGGTACCAAAATAGGCCGTTTTATTGTTTGCCCGCCGCTCTCCGGTTTGCAGCAGGCTGGTAGGGGCCGCATCAAAGGTTTCCCTGCTGTTGGTAAAACTGGTTTGCGGGTTGTTAACTATACTTGCGCCAGCGAAAGCAGAGATAACGAACTTGCCGCTTTTAGCAGTAAAAGAGCCACCTGCTCCCGGGCCGCCAACAGGGAAACTTTCGTTAGCATTGAGTGTGCCTGTGTAACCATTGCTTACTTTCTTTACAGTGATGATATTGATGATACCCGCAAGACCTTCGCCATCATATTTAGATGGTGGAATGGTGATAACTTCTATTCTTTCTATAGTGGAGGCAGGCATACTTTTAAGTATCGCATTTAAATTGCTTTCCACACTGGCAGATGGTTTACCGTTAATTAGTACTTTAAAACTCGAATTTCCCTTTAACAGAATGTTATCCTGCCCATCCAAAGTAATATAAGGAATTTTATGCATCATTGCTAAAACGCTGCTGGATTTGCTTTCAGGGTCGGCTGATAAATCGTATATAATACGATCTGCTTTCTGTTTAATAATAGGCTTTGTTGCCGTTACACTCACTTCTTTTAAACTATTCGATTGCTGCTTCAAAACAACCGTGCCCAGGTCAGAATCTTTTTGCAGATCAAGCGAAAATATTTTCGGCTGGTAGCCAATAGCTACAATTACGATATGATAAGTTGCCGGGGCAAGTGACGAAAAAGCAAATGAACCATCTTCTTTGGTTACCCCTGCCCTAATGGTTTCACCTTTGTCGTTGTTTAACTTTATCGTGATAAAAGCTAATTTGTTACGCGAGGCCGAATCGGCTATGGTGCCTTTTAGCATCAATTTACCCGTGTTGGTTTGCGCAAGTATGCTACTGGTTTGTGCTAAAAAAAAGGCAAATAATAAAATTATTCTTAATGTATGTTGTTTGGTTTTCATGATATTTAAGATTTGATTATGGTAAATTTGAGCAAAGCAATCCCCGTAAAGACCGGAGGCCTTTAAAAATTTTGCTGTATTTACAGGGATTGCTTTTAAGGGTATGTTACCCCTAAGTTTTGATTAAAGCGACTGCTTATCGCGGTGATTGCGGATAAAAAGGTAATAAAGGAAGAAACCGGCTGCTACAAATAGCATTTCCACTCCGTAAGGTAACGGTGAATCTTCGGCACTGTAAGGGATAAATTGCATTACTATTAAACCTAAACCGGTAGTCATCATTATGATGGCCCATTTCATAGCTTCGGTACCAAAGCCCGAAAGCTGTTGTAAAAATTTAAGTCCGGTTTCGTCTAAAGGTCCAGCATCAATAATGCGTTTCTTTAAACGGTAATTATACAAGGCAAGAATGAAAATCGCGATAAGGATAAAAAATACGATTACGATTATAAATGGCATTAACTGTTTCATGATGTTTTAATTTAAATGATTTTGATACAGTAGTCTTTAAAAATAACACAACGGTTGCAAATATTTTTTTTATTTTTTGCAACCGTTAGCAGGCCGAAGCCGACTACTATACTATGTTTAATGAAAAGGAGGTTGTAACCAGGATATTAAAAGGAGATTTCCGCGCTTTTGAACTATTGGTAAAACAGTATGAAAAGCTGGTTTTCTTTGTAGTGAACCGGCTGGTACACCACCTGCAGGATAAGGAAGATATTTGCCAGGAAGTTTTTATAAAAGTACATCAAAGCCTTGCTAAGTTTCAGTTTCAATCTAAACTATCTACCTGGATAGCACGAATAGCCTATTTAACCGCTGTTGACCATGTTAAAAAAAACAAGGCAGAACGGCAGGCAGATTATCCGGAAAATATAGATCATTATCATTTTACAGAGCAGAGCCCGGAAGTGGAACTGGTAAAAAAAGATACTGCGGCCTATGTTAATTTGCTCATAGAACAAATGCCTTTACAATACCGCACCGTTTTAACGCTGTATCACTTAAACGAATTTACCTGCCCCGAAATTGAACAAATTACCGGCATACCTGAGGGAACGGTTAAGAGCCACCTTTTTAGGGCACGAAAACTGTTAAAAGAAAAAATAGAACACGATCTTAAACATTAAAGAATTATGAAAAAATTAACCGATGAACAGATACAGGCGCTATTAGAAAGCGGATTAAACCCTGCTGACGAGATTTCGAATAGTTCAGAAAAAGAACAGATGGATAGCTACCAGTCTTTGTTTAAAAAACTAAAAACAGAACCTGAGCAGGGTTTGCCATTTAATTTTTCCGCCAAAGTCACCGGTCAGCTAAAACTAAAATTGAAAAAAAGAAGTGACATCAGGTTTAATTTGCTTGCTGCATTAGGAATAATAGCCGGATTATTTGCCGCATACGCAATTTTAGCAATAGTTGATAATGATGCTGGTAACACCTTTTTGCTGGCAATTTTTAAATTTAAATGGTTGCTCGTTTTTTGTTCTTTTTTATTGTTAAGTACTTTGATGTTTGATCAGCGAACCGTTGAAAAGAATTAAATACTAATTTTTGATAAGAAACATTTGGAAAACTATTAGAATACAAAGCACCGCTAAAAACAAATAAAAATGCGTCGCTTGTATATGCTTTACTTGTAATAATTCTGCGCTTTTACCAGGTTTAAACTTACCAGTATCAGAAAAAAATAAGGGGTAATTTTCTTTTCATAAATACAATTTATAGCGTTAATTTTTCTGTGGTTTACCTAACGTAAAGGCTGGTTCAGCCTGCGTAAACTTCGTTGTATTTACAAATTTAGGAGGAGGCAGATCATAGAGGGGGTAAATAGAGACCAAACTAGGGATACAACTAGGTCATTATTAAGATAACTCCTGTTATTCATGACCCACCTGTGTGTTAATACCTTAACCACCAGGATCAATTTAGGCTATACGGGTACATTTTGTGGCAAACGTACCCGTATAGTATCCTTGTAACTGCATGCAAATAGGTAGACCGTATTGTTCTTAACGGTTATGTTAATACCAGGCCCGATGATTTTAGATCGCGCCATTGGCAGGCTCGGGCACGGACGCCTTGGATGCCGTTTCATGCCCGGCTTTTATTTTTGATCCGGGCAAATGGAAGCCGTCCAACACCGGGTCAACGCTTAGGCGAAAGCTTTACCACTCTCACTTCCTTGCCAGGGATACCGTCAGGTACGGACACCGAAAGTTTTTCACCTTCGTTTGTAACGGTGAGCTTTTCGTTGCTACCGAGCAGATTGGCCTGATATGAGCCGGCTAATCCAGTGATCGAGATGTCGTCGTAAGTTTTATCAGGAAGAAGATAAAGGTAGCGCACTTTCCCCTTCTCAGTGGCGAGTACTGTGGATGTTTCCCTGCCCTGCAGAGCCCGGGTGCCATAGATAGCCTCGCCGTTAATCTTCATCCAGTACGCTAATTTATCAATGTTCTGGTATGCTTCGGGCGCCAGATCGCCGTTACCCATCGGCCCGATGCCAAGCAGGGTATTGACACCCGCCGCACGAGACCGGACGATCTCCGTCAGCACATCATTAAGCGGGCGGTAAGGCTTTTTCAGATATGACCACGCACCGTTCCAGGTCGTACAAAATTCACCCCATTCGTCTGCCTTGAGGTGCAAATCGGCTGGCAACTCCCGCTCTGGCGTTACAAAGTCCCCGCCTTTTCCATGGAAACGCGAATTCATAATGATGCCCGGTTGAAGTTCGTGGATCCGTTCGATGGGCATGATGGAGGCGAAGTCTGGGACACCCGCCTTCCCGTCGAACCAGATGATGTCGATCTTTCCATAATTGGTCAGCAGTTCTTCCAGTTGACCTCGAACCTTGTCGGCATAGTCCTTTTGGTGAGCTTTAATCTCTTCAGGCGTATGCTCCTTTTGTGGCGCGTAATTCATGTCAAGCCTGGGTACTTGCGGATATTTTCTGGCCCCTGTATAATGAAAAAAATTCATGTAGTCACGGTCAATATACCAATCCGGACCAGAGAAATAGAGCCCTACTTTCAATCCCACCTTACGGCAGGCGTTTACATACTCGCGCACCAGATCACGCCCTGCCATGGGGGTGTTTCTGGTTGTGAGATCACTATAGGCCGAAGGCCACATGCAAAACCCATTATGGTGTTTGGTAGTGAGCACGGCATAGGTAAATCCAGCCTCTTTGGCCTTTTTAAGCCAGATCTCAGGATGGTAGTTGTAGGGATTAAATTGCTTTGCCATAGCCCAATATTGCGCCGGGGTGATCTGGTTCTTCATGTACTTCCGTTCGCGGATCATTCGGTCAATATCAGCGGAAGGGATCTCCTTTTCCCAGGGGATACCACTGTCAGACATTCCACGTCCGGCGATAATGGGCCATGAAATGCTAACCGGGCCGGTGGAGGCTTCATCCCAATGCAGAAACAGCCCCAGGCCCGCGTCAGGGAACCACTGCGCATCTGGGTTTTGTGTGTGCCGGTTGCTTCGCGTCTCTTTCCCAATACCAATACCGGCGTGTTCGTCTTGAGCCTCCTTTTTGTTGACTGTAACAGGTGGTTGATTATTAGTACCCTTGGGGGTTTGGCCTAATGCAAATAATGGGATGAATAAAAAAGGTGCGATAAACTTTTTCATGAAAGTTATATTGATAGTTAATTTAATTAACATTGTATTAGCTTCAGTATTGATATTGGCATTTTAATATCTTTTTAAACAATTAGCCATTACGTTTAACGCTAATCACCTTGCAAGGTATAACTGCCTCCTTTATTTGTTTTAAATGCAATAAATTGCTTATTTGCAAACTGATGAAGCATATCATGTTCATGATCACGACGTGTGACTTTGAACCTGATGT includes:
- a CDS encoding quinone oxidoreductase family protein, coding for MKTNKSSAVVLVEQTGPPGVLKYQTIVLKEPGDGEVLIAQKSIGVNFVDVFFRNGTFPMDSYPAPIGSEAAGVIEAVGAGIKDFAIGDRVAYPFAIGAYAESRIIPATSLFKLPDDISFDQAAAVLVKGLTAHMLLNQSYRVKAGDIVLIHAMTGGVGTVLSAWARALGAIVIGTVGNAAKKELALQRGFEHVVDLQSENFAEVVNKVTKGNGLDAVYDGTGQATFQKSIELVKAGGSAILYGWPSGMPVINAEEMEQRKIQYVNPALYQYLENRERITLAVTGIFNLVREGILDVQKPTVYSLADAAKAHADLESRQTTGSIILKP
- a CDS encoding DoxX family protein, translated to MKIQKITYWIATGLLVLGMLATFANYFFNPDFKKIFAHLGFPDWFRVELGIAKLLGAFAVAIPAVPARVKEWAYFGFLLSFSSAVIAHYNAGDPVFNMVAPLIMLLVLVVSYISFHKVILQKKLT
- a CDS encoding TonB-dependent receptor domain-containing protein produces the protein MKTKQHTLRIILLFAFFLAQTSSILAQTNTGKLMLKGTIADSASRNKLAFITIKLNNDKGETIRAGVTKEDGSFAFSSLAPATYHIVIVAIGYQPKIFSLDLQKDSDLGTVVLKQQSNSLKEVSVTATKPIIKQKADRIIYDLSADPESKSSSVLAMMHKIPYITLDGQDNILLKGNSSFKVLINGKPSASVESNLNAILKSMPASTIERIEVITIPPSKYDGEGLAGIINIITVKKVSNGYTGTLNANESFPVGGPGAGGSFTAKSGKFVISAFAGASIVNNPQTSFTNSRETFDAAPTSLLQTGERRANNKTAYFGTEMSYEIDSLHLISGQINLNGSRATDYMSQASQLNGSPVVTQAYDLLNNNKGTSYGGDAAINYQIGFKAVKNRLLTFSYQYSGNRNNRNGDVAITNPVNFNTPNYTQNDKQNFNEHTLQADFVTPIKHINIEAGVKGILRTSNSNFGYNSFNSTTGQFDLNTALSNQYTNKQNVFSTYNFYQINLKSWNINAGVRVEETVIRADFISTATTADQDYFNVLPSISVGKNLSDQTALNFGFSQRIRRPGINRLNPYINRSNPNFEVTGNPNLRPVLLNDIQAGYSSNKKLSLNIGLDYSFMNNLDLQVADFDPATQITRTTYENTGKSSSAGSNLSVSYPVSKVYNVSLNGNVMYLWLQGISDGVVVHNNMLMYSFSFSNGFRFDKGWAVNADLNIVSRNPTGLQGYSNGFFGTAFSANKELIKNKLGFAVRVNNPFTGYRNNVARTFGPDFNQLYNSRDYYRSFGISLNYKFGGLNDGVNKSRRSIENNDVAN
- a CDS encoding RNA polymerase sigma factor, producing the protein MFNEKEVVTRILKGDFRAFELLVKQYEKLVFFVVNRLVHHLQDKEDICQEVFIKVHQSLAKFQFQSKLSTWIARIAYLTAVDHVKKNKAERQADYPENIDHYHFTEQSPEVELVKKDTAAYVNLLIEQMPLQYRTVLTLYHLNEFTCPEIEQITGIPEGTVKSHLFRARKLLKEKIEHDLKH
- a CDS encoding alpha-L-fucosidase, producing the protein MKKFIAPFLFIPLFALGQTPKGTNNQPPVTVNKKEAQDEHAGIGIGKETRSNRHTQNPDAQWFPDAGLGLFLHWDEASTGPVSISWPIIAGRGMSDSGIPWEKEIPSADIDRMIRERKYMKNQITPAQYWAMAKQFNPYNYHPEIWLKKAKEAGFTYAVLTTKHHNGFCMWPSAYSDLTTRNTPMAGRDLVREYVNACRKVGLKVGLYFSGPDWYIDRDYMNFFHYTGARKYPQVPRLDMNYAPQKEHTPEEIKAHQKDYADKVRGQLEELLTNYGKIDIIWFDGKAGVPDFASIMPIERIHELQPGIIMNSRFHGKGGDFVTPERELPADLHLKADEWGEFCTTWNGAWSYLKKPYRPLNDVLTEIVRSRAAGVNTLLGIGPMGNGDLAPEAYQNIDKLAYWMKINGEAIYGTRALQGRETSTVLATEKGKVRYLYLLPDKTYDDISITGLAGSYQANLLGSNEKLTVTNEGEKLSVSVPDGIPGKEVRVVKLSPKR